A portion of the Saimiri boliviensis isolate mSaiBol1 chromosome 1, mSaiBol1.pri, whole genome shotgun sequence genome contains these proteins:
- the LFNG gene encoding beta-1,3-N-acetylglucosaminyltransferase lunatic fringe, which yields MLKRCGRRLLLALAGALLACLLVLTADPPPPPLPAERGRRALRSLAGPAGAALAAPVMGAARVAGPGALAREVHSLSEYFSLLTRARRDAGPPPGAVPRPADGHPRPLAEPLAPRDVFIAVKTTKKFHRARLDLLLETWISRHKEMTFIFTDGEDEALARHTDNVVITNCSAAHSRQALSCKMAVEYDRFIESGRKWFCHVDDDNYVNMRALLRLLASYPHTRDVYIGKPSLDRPIQATERVSENKVRPVHFWFATGGAGFCISRGLALKMSPWASGGHFMSTAERIRLPDDCTIGYIVEALLGVPLIRSGLFHSHLENLQQVPTSELHEQVTLSYGMFENKRNAVHMKGPFSVEADPSRFRSIHCHLYPDTPWCPRTAIF from the exons ATGCTCAAGCGCTGCGGCCGGCGCCTGCTGCTGGCGCTGGCGGGCGCGCTGCTCGCCTGCCTGCTGGTGCTCACCGCCgacccgccgccgccgccgctgcccgCCGAGCGCGGCCGACGAGCGCTGCGCAGCCTGGCGGGCCCCGCGGGGGCGGCCCTGGCGGCGCCGGTGATGGGGGCGGCGCGGGTGGCGGGGCCCGGGGCGCTGGCCCGCGAGGTGCACAGTCTGTCCGAGTACTTCAGCCTGCTCACCCGCGCGCGCAGAGACGCGGGTCCGCCGCCTGGGGCCGTCCCCCGCCCCGCCGACGGCCACCCGCGTCCCCTGGCCGAGCCGCTCGCGCCCCGAGACGTCTTCATCGCTGTCAAGACCACCAAAAAGTTCCACCGCGCGCGTCTCGACCTGTTGCTGGAGACCTGGATCTCGCGCCACAAGGAGATG ACGTTCATCTTCACAGACGGGGAAGATGAGGccttggccaggcacactg ACAACGTGGTCATCACGAACTGCTCGGCTGCTCACAGCCGCCAGGCGCTGTCCTGCAAGATGGCTGTGGAGTACGACCGCTTCATCGAGTCCGGCAGGAA GTGGTTCTGCCACGTGGACGATGATAACTACGTCAACATGCGGGCCCTGCTGAGGCTGCTGGCCAGCTACCCGCACACGAGGGACGTCTACATCGGCAAGCCCAGCCTGGACCGGCCCATCCAGGCCACGGAGCGAGTCAGTGAGAACAAGGTG cgtCCCGTCCACTTCTGGTTTGCCACGGGTGGCGCTGGCTTCTGCATCAGCCGTGGGCTGGCTCTGAAGATGAGCCCCTGGGCCAG CGGGGGTCACTTCATGAGCACGGCTGAGCGGATCCGGCTGCCTGATGACTGTACCATCGGCTACATTGTGGAGGCCCTGCTGGGCGTGCCCCTTATCCGCAGCGGCCTCTTCCACTCCCACCTGGAGAACCTGCAGCAGGTGCCCACCTCGGAGCTCCATGAGCAG GTGACCCTGAGCTACGGCATGTTTGAAAATAAGCGGAATGCTGTCCACATGAAGGGCCCCTTCTCGGTGGAGGCAGACCCATCCAG GTTCCGCTCCATCCACTGCCACCTGTACCCGGACACACCCTGGTGTCCCCGCACTGCCATCTTCTAG